Proteins encoded together in one candidate division WOR-3 bacterium window:
- the tpx gene encoding thiol peroxidase, which yields MEERKGEVTVQGNPVTLIGPKLKIGQTAPDFSLIDNDMKPITRAQFKGKILVLLSVPSLDTPVCDLEVRKFNKEAANLGEDVTVLVVSMDLPFAQKRWCGAAGVERVITASDHRDASFGKAYGVLIKELRLLARAVFVVDRAGVIRYIQLVSEAGKEPDYEAVLDAVRKLK from the coding sequence ATGGAAGAGCGCAAAGGCGAAGTAACAGTTCAGGGCAATCCGGTAACCCTTATCGGTCCGAAACTTAAAATCGGGCAAACTGCGCCCGATTTTTCTTTAATCGATAACGATATGAAGCCGATAACCCGCGCGCAGTTCAAGGGAAAAATCTTGGTACTCCTTTCGGTACCGTCACTTGATACGCCGGTGTGTGACCTTGAAGTGAGGAAGTTCAACAAAGAAGCGGCTAATTTAGGTGAAGATGTCACGGTGTTGGTGGTGAGTATGGATTTACCTTTTGCTCAGAAACGGTGGTGCGGCGCTGCCGGTGTAGAGCGGGTGATAACCGCTTCCGACCATCGGGATGCCTCTTTTGGCAAAGCGTACGGGGTGCTGATAAAAGAGTTACGGCTTCTTGCCCGGGCAGTTTTTGTTGTTGACCGCGCGGGCGTGATCCGATACATCCAGCTTGTTTCTGAGGCTGGGAAGGAGCCGGATTATGAGGCGGTTCTTGATGCGGTCCGTAAACTGAAATAA
- a CDS encoding desulfoferrodoxin has protein sequence MAKKLEIYKCEVCGNIVEVLHGGAGQLVCCGQPMKLLIENTTDAAKEKHVPVIEKTAQGYLVKVGSVPHPMEEKHYIEWVELIADERAYRQFLYPGDKPEAFFSIEAKTVYAREYCNIHGLWKGV, from the coding sequence ATGGCTAAAAAGTTAGAAATTTATAAGTGCGAGGTTTGTGGGAATATTGTGGAAGTTCTACACGGTGGTGCGGGTCAACTGGTCTGTTGCGGTCAGCCGATGAAACTTCTAATTGAAAATACAACCGATGCGGCAAAGGAGAAGCATGTGCCGGTAATTGAAAAAACCGCTCAGGGTTATCTGGTCAAAGTCGGCAGTGTGCCCCATCCCATGGAGGAGAAGCATTATATCGAATGGGTAGAGTTGATAGCAGATGAACGTGCGTATCGGCAGTTTCTTTACCCGGGAGATAAACCTGAGGCGTTTTTCTCAATTGAGGCAAAAACGGTCTATGCCCGGGAGTACTGCAATATTCATGGTTTGTGGAAAGGAGTATAA
- a CDS encoding ferritin, translating into MIPKKIEEAFNRQIKHELESAYLYLSMVAYFDEAGFPGMARWMRAQVQEELTHAMRFFKHILERGGEVKLQPLSVLGEKWDSPQAAFEAAYEHEKFITGTIHELVKLAQNEGDFASNSLLQWFVDEQIEEEESTLKIAQDLKLVGGDGRGILMLDRELGQRTFVLPPELAAFYAQGTGANP; encoded by the coding sequence ATGATTCCCAAAAAGATTGAGGAGGCTTTTAACAGGCAAATTAAACACGAACTGGAGTCGGCGTACCTCTACCTTTCAATGGTAGCCTATTTTGACGAAGCCGGTTTTCCCGGAATGGCGCGCTGGATGCGGGCACAGGTGCAGGAAGAGTTGACCCACGCGATGCGTTTTTTCAAGCACATATTAGAGCGCGGGGGTGAGGTGAAACTTCAACCGCTGAGCGTATTAGGTGAAAAATGGGATTCACCGCAGGCGGCTTTTGAAGCGGCTTACGAGCACGAGAAGTTTATCACCGGCACAATTCACGAACTGGTGAAACTCGCCCAGAACGAGGGTGATTTCGCTTCCAACAGTTTGCTGCAGTGGTTTGTGGATGAGCAGATTGAGGAGGAGGAAAGCACGTTGAAAATCGCCCAGGACTTAAAGTTGGTGGGCGGTGACGGGCGCGGTATTTTGATGCTGGACCGGGAACTCGGTCAGCGTACCTTTGTACTGCCGCCCGAGCTTGCCGCTTTCTACGCTCAGGGTACCGGGGCGAACCCTTAG
- a CDS encoding rubrerythrin family protein → MMQLKGSKTEKNILTAFAGESQARNRYTYFASKARDEGYIQISQIFEETANQEKEHAKRLFKLLEGGNVEIQASFPAGVIGTTAENLKEAASGEHYEWTEMYPTFAQIAEEEGFSNIAAIFRSIAVAEKQHEKRYQALKANIESGRVFRREKPVVWRCINCGYIHEGTEAPEICPSCAHPQAYFELLGENW, encoded by the coding sequence ATAATGCAACTAAAAGGCAGCAAAACAGAGAAAAATATCCTGACAGCGTTCGCTGGGGAGTCTCAAGCACGTAACCGATATACATATTTCGCCAGTAAAGCCCGGGATGAGGGTTATATTCAGATTTCACAGATTTTTGAGGAGACGGCAAATCAGGAAAAGGAGCATGCCAAGCGCCTTTTTAAACTACTTGAGGGCGGTAATGTTGAAATCCAGGCATCTTTTCCTGCCGGTGTTATTGGCACTACTGCCGAGAATCTAAAAGAGGCGGCGAGCGGTGAGCATTATGAGTGGACAGAAATGTATCCGACATTTGCGCAAATTGCCGAAGAGGAAGGGTTCAGCAACATTGCGGCAATTTTCCGGTCGATTGCCGTTGCAGAAAAGCAGCATGAAAAGCGCTATCAGGCGCTGAAGGCAAACATTGAGAGCGGTCGCGTCTTTCGACGGGAAAAGCCCGTGGTGTGGCGCTGTATTAACTGCGGCTATATTCATGAGGGAACCGAAGCGCCGGAAATTTGTCCTTCCTGCGCACATCCCCAGGCTTATTTTGAACTTTTAGGGGAGAACTGGTGA
- a CDS encoding ATP-binding cassette domain-containing protein yields MIKLEKVTKRLRGQLILDNVDIEIPEQTRVVILGRSGVGKTVLLKIMAGLIVPDSGQVSYSGRILDYGLFADNGEILRKIGFVFQGGALFDSLTVADNVALPLRERSNLTVQEVEARVNRVLAQVGMEKAATLRVQELSGGMTRLVAIARALVVEPSYLFFDEPTSGLDPASRDRICRLIFEVCYGQKRTAVIVTHDLDIARELGERLYLLRENRLFPAQDIRKEDYEPSVA; encoded by the coding sequence ATGATAAAATTAGAGAAGGTGACAAAGCGGCTCCGGGGTCAATTGATTCTTGATAATGTCGATATCGAAATTCCCGAACAGACACGGGTTGTTATACTTGGTCGTTCGGGCGTCGGTAAAACGGTCCTTCTGAAGATTATGGCGGGTTTGATCGTGCCGGATTCAGGACAGGTAAGTTACTCGGGACGAATTTTAGATTACGGGCTGTTTGCCGACAATGGCGAAATACTGCGGAAGATAGGATTTGTTTTTCAAGGTGGGGCGCTTTTTGATTCTTTAACCGTGGCGGATAATGTCGCTTTACCTTTGCGAGAAAGGAGTAATTTGACGGTGCAAGAGGTTGAAGCGCGGGTTAATCGGGTACTTGCTCAGGTCGGGATGGAAAAGGCGGCAACGCTGCGGGTTCAGGAACTTTCCGGGGGAATGACACGGCTGGTGGCGATTGCCCGAGCGTTAGTGGTTGAGCCTTCTTATCTCTTTTTTGATGAGCCGACTTCAGGGCTTGACCCGGCAAGCCGCGACCGAATTTGCCGGTTGATTTTTGAAGTTTGTTACGGACAGAAAAGAACCGCTGTGATTGTGACTCATGACCTTGATATCGCCCGGGAGTTAGGGGAGCGGCTTTATCTGTTGAGAGAAAATCGGTTATTTCCGGCTCAAGATATAAGGAAGGAGGATTATGAGCCGTCAGTTGCGTGA
- a CDS encoding flavodoxin domain-containing protein: protein MEHRAVQISDRVYWVGAIDWAVRDFHGYSTNRGTTYNAYLIIADKVTLIDTVKAPFKDELLSRISSVISPEKIDYIVSNHAEMDHSGALPAIIEAVKPNKVFASVMGVKALKEHFHFEQELIPVKDGDSLSLGSLTLNFLETRMLHWPDSMVSYLVEERLLFSQDGFGMHWATGARFADELNYETLRYEGAKYYANILLPYSTLVLKLIERLRQLQLPIDIIAPDHGPIWRKDPMQVVYWYQEWAEQRPKRKAVVVYDTMWGSTDILARVIADALAEKGIETKVMRLRANDRSDVMTEILDAGAIVFGSPTLNNNIFPTVADVLTYIKGLKPKNKLGAIFGSYGWSGEAVSILADELKEMGVELVAEPLRVKYVPDKEALGKARELGYTVAERLIERGV from the coding sequence ATGGAGCATAGGGCGGTTCAAATCAGTGACCGGGTTTACTGGGTGGGAGCGATTGACTGGGCGGTAAGAGATTTTCACGGCTATTCGACAAATCGAGGTACCACCTACAATGCCTATCTTATCATCGCAGATAAAGTGACACTGATCGATACCGTGAAGGCGCCTTTTAAAGACGAACTTCTCAGCCGGATTTCGTCGGTCATCAGTCCGGAGAAAATCGATTACATTGTTTCCAATCACGCTGAGATGGACCATTCTGGTGCCTTACCGGCGATAATTGAGGCGGTTAAACCCAATAAGGTTTTCGCCTCGGTGATGGGTGTTAAGGCGTTAAAAGAGCACTTCCACTTTGAGCAGGAGTTAATTCCGGTTAAAGATGGTGACTCGCTGAGTCTCGGTTCGTTAACCCTGAACTTTTTGGAAACAAGGATGCTGCACTGGCCCGACAGTATGGTCAGTTATCTTGTCGAAGAGCGGTTGCTCTTTTCGCAGGATGGTTTTGGGATGCATTGGGCAACAGGTGCGCGGTTTGCCGACGAATTGAATTATGAAACACTAAGGTACGAAGGGGCGAAATACTATGCGAATATCCTATTGCCGTACTCAACGCTGGTGTTGAAACTCATTGAGCGCTTGCGTCAGTTGCAGTTGCCGATTGATATCATCGCACCCGACCACGGACCGATATGGCGCAAGGACCCGATGCAGGTGGTCTATTGGTATCAGGAATGGGCAGAACAGAGACCGAAAAGGAAGGCGGTTGTGGTGTACGATACGATGTGGGGAAGTACCGATATCCTGGCAAGGGTGATTGCGGATGCGCTTGCGGAGAAGGGTATTGAAACAAAGGTTATGCGGTTGCGGGCTAATGACCGGAGTGATGTGATGACCGAGATTCTCGATGCCGGTGCGATTGTGTTCGGTTCACCAACTCTGAACAATAACATCTTTCCTACGGTTGCCGATGTGCTTACTTATATTAAGGGACTCAAACCGAAAAACAAATTGGGTGCGATTTTTGGTTCTTATGGCTGGAGCGGTGAAGCGGTTTCAATTCTCGCTGATGAGTTGAAAGAAATGGGCGTGGAATTGGTGGCAGAGCCTTTGCGTGTGAAATATGTCCCGGACAAAGAAGCGCTGGGCAAAGCCCGGGAACTTGGTTATACGGTGGCAGAAAGGTTGATTGAAAGGGGAGTATAA
- a CDS encoding rubredoxin, producing MQRYVCTVCGYVYDPVEGDPDNGVPAGTPFESLPPDWVCPVCGASKDQFEPEE from the coding sequence ATGCAACGCTATGTTTGCACAGTTTGCGGTTATGTTTACGACCCGGTAGAAGGTGACCCGGACAACGGGGTACCGGCTGGGACACCTTTTGAGAGTTTACCTCCAGACTGGGTCTGCCCGGTTTGTGGTGCGAGCAAGGACCAGTTTGAGCCGGAAGAGTAG
- a CDS encoding MlaD family protein, producing the protein MSRQLRDLLVTIFVLTGIVLGILGYFWFSGRSLHRRLKVVRVYFNDVAGLRVGDRVDVLGITKGKVVGLRLEGKKGVEVSVGLERDVPLTQDTRFAIRSLSYLGSDRYLAVTPGIGPDAKDNDVFDGVNEVLDLETTVARLDRILNELNPDILTEELRRTRDELLKVIASRLAGFDTGFANTNKSLIRLSNVIDSMVQLLNEESTAKKILTSPELYDELLKTNKQIQELIADLKAHPERYFRLRIFK; encoded by the coding sequence ATGAGCCGTCAGTTGCGTGATTTACTTGTAACAATTTTTGTTTTAACCGGAATCGTTCTGGGAATATTGGGCTATTTCTGGTTTTCTGGGAGGTCGTTGCATCGACGGCTAAAGGTTGTACGGGTTTACTTTAACGATGTTGCCGGGTTGCGGGTTGGGGACCGGGTAGATGTTTTGGGGATAACAAAAGGAAAGGTTGTCGGGTTGAGACTAGAAGGTAAAAAGGGGGTTGAGGTTTCAGTAGGGTTGGAACGAGATGTTCCTTTGACCCAGGATACACGGTTTGCGATTCGTTCCCTTTCTTATCTTGGCAGTGACCGTTATCTGGCGGTAACACCGGGTATTGGTCCTGATGCCAAGGATAACGATGTATTCGATGGGGTGAATGAGGTTCTTGACCTGGAAACAACCGTTGCCCGGCTGGACCGAATTTTAAACGAATTGAATCCTGACATCCTGACTGAGGAGTTGCGCCGGACAAGGGATGAGTTACTGAAGGTCATCGCTTCCCGGCTGGCGGGTTTTGATACTGGGTTTGCAAATACCAACAAAAGTCTTATTCGGTTGAGCAACGTCATTGATAGTATGGTCCAACTGCTGAATGAAGAGTCTACAGCAAAGAAAATTTTGACATCACCGGAACTTTATGATGAGTTGCTGAAGACCAATAAGCAGATACAGGAACTGATTGCAGACCTGAAAGCTCATCCGGAAAGGTATTTTCGATTAAGAATATTTAAGTAA